The Planctomycetota bacterium genome window below encodes:
- the floA gene encoding flotillin-like protein FloA (flotillin-like protein involved in membrane lipid rafts) produces the protein MPNYVIYGLIAIIALVLLVFFAVISQFIGLWIRAFFSNVRVSIFDLVGVQLRKIPPATIVNARIQATRAGLEISQSQMETHILAGGDLIRVIRSMIAADKANIDLPWDTSTAIDLAGRDVLAAIQTSVDPKVIDVPSREMGVTTLDAVAADGIQLKVKARVTVRTNIKRLVGGATEETIVARVGEGIVSSIGSADDHRAVLKNPDVISKSVLSKGLDANTAFEILSIDIADVSVGENIGAKIMTDQAEADKKRAQAEAEKRRALAVALEQENVAKVAENRALVVLAEAEVPRAMAEAFRSGNLGVMDYFKMQNVQADTQMREAVADRDDNPRN, from the coding sequence ATGCCGAACTACGTCATCTACGGCCTGATCGCGATTATCGCGCTGGTCTTGCTGGTCTTCTTCGCTGTCATCAGCCAGTTCATCGGGCTCTGGATCAGAGCGTTCTTCTCGAACGTCCGCGTCAGCATCTTCGACCTCGTCGGCGTCCAGCTCCGCAAGATCCCGCCGGCGACGATCGTCAACGCCCGCATTCAGGCGACGCGGGCCGGCCTGGAGATCTCGCAGAGCCAGATGGAGACGCACATCCTGGCCGGCGGCGATTTGATCCGCGTGATCCGCTCGATGATCGCTGCCGACAAGGCGAACATCGATCTGCCGTGGGACACCTCGACGGCCATCGACCTGGCTGGTCGCGACGTGCTGGCGGCCATTCAGACGAGCGTCGACCCGAAGGTGATCGACGTGCCGAGCCGCGAGATGGGCGTCACCACGCTCGACGCCGTCGCCGCCGACGGCATTCAGCTCAAGGTCAAAGCCCGCGTCACGGTCCGCACGAACATCAAGCGACTCGTCGGCGGTGCGACCGAAGAAACCATTGTCGCCCGCGTCGGCGAGGGCATCGTGTCGTCCATCGGCTCGGCCGACGATCACCGCGCGGTGCTCAAGAACCCGGACGTCATCTCCAAGAGCGTGCTCTCGAAGGGTCTGGACGCGAACACCGCATTCGAGATTCTGTCGATCGACATCGCCGACGTGAGCGTGGGCGAGAACATCGGCGCGAAGATCATGACCGACCAGGCCGAGGCCGACAAGAAGCGTGCCCAGGCCGAGGCCGAGAAGCGGCGTGCCTTGGCCGTCGCGCTCGAGCAGGAGAACGTGGCCAAGGTCGCCGAGAACCGGGCACTGGTCGTGCTCGCCGAGGCCGAGGTGCCGCGTGCGATGGCCGAGGCCTTCCGCAGCGGGAACCTGGGCGTAATGGACTACTTCAAGATGCAGAACGTCCAGGCCGACACGCAGATGCGCGAGGCCGTCGCCGATCGCGACGACAACCCCCGCAACTAG
- a CDS encoding ABC transporter permease encodes MTNAAPTSALPDVSEQRHVRLAAAKRWPMPDLREIWHYRELLATLAGRDLKLRYKQTALGLIWAVFPPLVAAAIFTYIRGFLQLETPGNAPSILFVLAGFVGFTVFRDTLDRSGQSLLTNQHLVSKIYFPRLLLPLAATLSVLFDHAIMLGLVAVVWMACGLIFASNPDVLTPVPGLHLLMWPVVTLLSVMLASGFGMVVAALSSHFRDFKHVVPVALQLLLYASPVFYDLSLPLSRDDGWVILLNPLSGLIAAYRWSLTGIGMVHWPAFAASAAVAIVVFVVGSILFRRVEGRLADVI; translated from the coding sequence GTGACGAACGCCGCTCCCACTTCCGCATTGCCCGACGTGTCCGAGCAGCGGCACGTGCGACTGGCGGCGGCGAAGCGTTGGCCGATGCCCGACCTGCGTGAGATCTGGCACTATCGCGAGCTCCTCGCAACGCTGGCCGGCCGCGACCTCAAGCTGCGGTACAAGCAGACGGCACTGGGCCTGATTTGGGCGGTCTTCCCGCCACTCGTAGCAGCGGCGATCTTCACGTACATCCGCGGCTTCCTGCAGCTGGAGACGCCCGGCAACGCGCCGTCGATTCTCTTCGTCCTGGCGGGATTCGTCGGGTTCACCGTCTTTCGCGACACGCTCGACCGATCAGGCCAGAGCCTGCTGACGAACCAGCATTTGGTCAGCAAGATCTACTTCCCGCGATTGCTCCTGCCGCTGGCGGCGACGCTGAGCGTTCTGTTCGACCACGCGATCATGCTCGGGTTGGTCGCGGTGGTCTGGATGGCGTGCGGGCTGATCTTCGCGAGCAACCCCGACGTCCTCACGCCGGTGCCGGGTCTGCACCTGTTGATGTGGCCGGTGGTGACGCTGCTGAGCGTGATGCTCGCCAGCGGCTTCGGGATGGTTGTCGCGGCGCTGTCGAGTCACTTTCGCGACTTCAAGCACGTCGTGCCGGTGGCGCTGCAGCTGCTGCTCTACGCGTCGCCGGTCTTCTACGACCTGAGCCTGCCGTTGAGTCGCGACGACGGATGGGTGATCCTTCTCAATCCGCTTAGTGGTTTGATCGCGGCGTACCGCTGGTCGCTCACGGGCATCGGCATGGTCCACTGGCCCGCATTCGCAGCGTCGGCAGCCGTTGCGATCGTCGTGTTCGTCGTCGGCTCGATCCTGTTCCGCCGGGTCGAAGGAAGGCTGGCCGATGTCATCTGA
- a CDS encoding glycosyltransferase family 9 protein → MNIVCLGQQAWHVNWTAKQQLLTRLARRGHRVLYVDPIDGGLPQSAATPSNIWPAWSGTGLRSIDDGLDVLSMPLPKLPRPITTLLPPFVVRSMAERVGCWAPLVLCSWPASRWLGSRLDASGKVYLAFDDNAAFGNMSPEAVEAQKRQERLALDESEVALGVSPSLVERFREVHDRVYLQENGVETDDFSPAVRSAAVPHAVAAELEAKQSRRRGTIGFLGQIDERLDQPLIQRLATEQPDVAIVLAGPVKAGTDLSSLLALPNVFTTGKVPYAELPGLYKVLDVGLVPYVQSDLTRACNPLKAYEYLAADLPVVATALPGLNSVRDAAFVCESHDDFIAAVDRALAAPEAQVEERRRVAADASWQRRTDELERRLREATACARERRIRDGLPEPRNWRPGRRSRHVQPRLDPKDRSVRLVSGNYEQLDLSAQQKLLYRTTRMVGRLSYVGRRLGGLVRGRRDPVRRILVVRNGHLGDTVVFGPTLRALRSAFPGARIVVAVGTSGSAKVLLESMPGVDEVIELGFFNQGRLRRYAGVWALLKRGFDLTVGGAWYFNLPEAVFSGAPIRIGLYDGHPLQKYVDRLVVLDPTLHEADNNLNLVESITGRIIGDDRVPGLALNERALAAETDAFRQAVGLTVDDDVIALHPGSKRPSRRWPAKHFAVLASTLLRERPGLKVALTGAGPGERDLIDKVLATVGEDVRGRVIDAFEAGSLSGLIGFYDGCQCLVSNDTGVMHVARARGVPLVAVVGPENDRRWGPYPSGRSPAVIVRNDTPGTPHNRDEDRWLLSLRSIPAGRVASHVRRLLHEGREGDGQVVRDVERLGYDELLAAGVDVPKVAWVTTTDAAFLGCPGGKAGTVTTAWDRARQQRYPKLDVVLVARPDELGSISTDAKIVEAELPVGTAAAAWQTWSTILATTDADAFVLVGPGDQHQPDFVGRLMSTMLRGPYDEVVDVDEPLPTAVVLDGWRRQGIGLPWLFSRGMLERLLAQPLPGKPAVPPERVSALKSPVSDGRFRQDRASVASVQPV, encoded by the coding sequence GCCGATCACGACGCTGCTGCCGCCGTTCGTCGTTCGGAGCATGGCCGAGCGGGTCGGTTGTTGGGCGCCGCTAGTCCTGTGTTCGTGGCCCGCGTCGCGATGGCTCGGCAGCCGGCTCGATGCGTCGGGCAAGGTCTATCTCGCGTTCGACGACAACGCCGCCTTTGGCAACATGTCGCCCGAAGCGGTGGAGGCGCAGAAGCGACAGGAGCGACTGGCACTCGACGAGTCGGAGGTCGCGCTGGGCGTCTCGCCAAGCCTCGTCGAGCGATTTCGCGAGGTCCACGACCGCGTCTACCTGCAGGAGAACGGCGTCGAGACCGACGACTTCTCGCCGGCGGTCCGGTCGGCCGCAGTGCCGCATGCGGTGGCAGCGGAGCTGGAAGCGAAGCAGTCCCGGCGGCGTGGGACGATCGGATTTCTCGGGCAGATCGACGAGCGTCTGGATCAGCCGCTGATCCAACGTCTCGCCACCGAGCAGCCGGACGTCGCGATCGTTCTGGCCGGTCCGGTCAAGGCGGGAACCGATCTGTCGTCGCTGCTCGCGCTGCCCAACGTCTTCACGACCGGCAAGGTGCCCTACGCGGAATTGCCCGGCTTGTACAAGGTGCTCGACGTCGGACTCGTGCCGTACGTCCAAAGCGACCTGACGCGGGCCTGCAACCCGCTCAAGGCGTACGAGTACCTCGCCGCCGACTTGCCAGTGGTGGCGACGGCATTGCCGGGGCTCAACTCCGTGCGCGATGCGGCCTTTGTCTGTGAGTCCCACGACGACTTCATCGCTGCTGTGGATCGAGCGCTCGCTGCTCCCGAGGCTCAGGTCGAGGAACGTCGGCGCGTTGCGGCGGACGCCAGTTGGCAGCGTCGCACCGACGAGCTCGAGAGACGGCTTCGCGAAGCAACGGCATGCGCACGCGAGCGTCGGATTCGAGACGGGCTTCCAGAGCCCCGAAACTGGCGGCCGGGCCGGCGTTCGCGACACGTGCAGCCGCGCCTGGACCCGAAGGACCGAAGCGTGCGGTTGGTCAGCGGCAACTACGAGCAGCTGGATTTGTCCGCACAGCAAAAGCTGCTCTACCGCACAACGCGGATGGTTGGCCGGCTCTCGTACGTGGGTCGGCGGCTCGGCGGGCTGGTGCGTGGTCGCCGCGATCCCGTCCGCCGCATTCTCGTCGTTCGCAATGGGCATCTCGGCGACACAGTGGTCTTCGGTCCGACTCTGCGGGCGTTGCGGAGTGCGTTTCCCGGCGCACGGATCGTCGTTGCCGTGGGCACGAGTGGGTCAGCCAAGGTGCTGCTGGAATCGATGCCCGGGGTCGACGAGGTCATCGAGCTGGGCTTTTTCAACCAGGGCAGGCTGCGTCGCTATGCGGGCGTCTGGGCGCTGCTCAAGCGCGGTTTCGACCTGACGGTCGGCGGTGCGTGGTATTTCAACTTGCCCGAGGCCGTCTTCAGCGGCGCTCCGATTCGCATCGGCCTCTACGACGGCCACCCGCTGCAGAAGTATGTTGACCGGCTCGTGGTACTCGATCCGACGCTGCACGAAGCCGACAACAACCTGAACCTCGTCGAGTCCATCACTGGGCGGATCATCGGTGACGATCGTGTGCCCGGGCTTGCGCTAAATGAGCGTGCGTTGGCAGCAGAGACGGACGCATTTCGACAGGCCGTTGGTCTGACTGTCGACGACGATGTGATCGCGTTGCACCCAGGAAGCAAGCGACCGAGCCGACGTTGGCCGGCCAAGCATTTCGCCGTGCTCGCGTCGACGCTCCTCCGGGAACGGCCGGGGTTGAAGGTCGCACTGACGGGTGCCGGGCCGGGCGAGCGTGATCTCATTGACAAGGTGCTTGCGACCGTCGGCGAGGACGTGCGTGGCCGCGTCATCGATGCGTTCGAGGCAGGTAGCTTGAGTGGCCTGATCGGCTTCTACGACGGCTGCCAGTGCCTGGTCTCGAATGACACGGGCGTCATGCACGTCGCCCGCGCGCGAGGCGTGCCGCTGGTCGCTGTGGTCGGGCCAGAGAACGATCGCCGCTGGGGGCCGTATCCGTCGGGACGATCGCCGGCGGTCATTGTGCGGAACGACACGCCGGGGACGCCGCACAATCGGGACGAGGATCGATGGCTGTTGTCGCTCCGCAGCATTCCGGCAGGGCGCGTCGCGAGCCATGTTCGCCGGCTCTTGCATGAGGGTCGCGAAGGCGACGGACAGGTCGTTCGCGACGTCGAGCGACTCGGCTACGACGAACTGCTCGCGGCAGGCGTGGACGTGCCGAAGGTTGCGTGGGTCACGACGACAGATGCGGCGTTTCTTGGCTGTCCCGGCGGGAAGGCGGGCACGGTGACAACAGCTTGGGATCGTGCTCGGCAGCAGCGATACCCGAAGCTCGATGTGGTCCTTGTCGCCCGGCCGGATGAGTTGGGTTCGATTTCGACGGACGCCAAAATCGTCGAGGCGGAGCTTCCGGTCGGCACGGCTGCTGCGGCATGGCAAACATGGAGCACGATTCTGGCGACCACGGACGCCGACGCATTCGTGCTTGTCGGCCCTGGCGATCAGCACCAGCCGGACTTCGTCGGCCGACTCATGTCGACGATGCTCCGCGGGCCGTATGACGAGGTGGTCGACGTCGACGAACCGCTGCCGACCGCGGTGGTGCTGGACGGATGGCGACGGCAGGGCATCGGGCTGCCGTGGCTGTTCTCGCGAGGCATGCTCGAACGACTCCTCGCCCAACCGTTGCCCGGGAAGCCGGCGGTGCCTCCTGAGCGGGTGTCGGCTCTAAAGTCACCCGTGTCGGACGGTCGATTCCGACAGGACAGGGCTTCTGTGGCGTCCGTCCAACCGGTCTGA
- a CDS encoding ABC transporter ATP-binding protein — translation MSSDASDLAISCKGVGKRYRLGATASEGVGTFLKSRLRDPLGRRSGHKDFWAVRDVNLDVRRGEVVGLIGRNGAGKSTMLKLLSRITEPTTGTIDLWGRVGSLLEVGTGFHPELTGRENIFLNGSILGMSRQRIRDKFDEIVDFSGVEKFLDTPVKRYSSGMFVRLAFSVAAHLEPEVLVVDEVLAVGDVLFQKKCLGKMKDAAGGGRTVLFVSHQIAAVRSLCTRAVLMQQGQVAMDGPVDEVAQAYARAFLPAESEAIVRPTVSPGADRPIATEVRLLADGRPAVQIDAGTPMSIEVDFEADRAIRPSLGVIIANGDGVSVLHTSSRYAPADSLQTPRQRGTIRYDFGPIPLTGGDYAVSIYLGDADRDTHRLPEVLRFELTERDLFDAGKPYPRDGSLLWWPVETSVREPSASPSANAA, via the coding sequence ATGTCATCTGACGCGAGCGATCTGGCCATCTCCTGCAAAGGCGTCGGCAAACGCTACCGCCTCGGCGCAACGGCCAGCGAAGGTGTCGGCACGTTCCTCAAGTCCCGCCTTCGCGATCCCCTCGGCAGACGCTCCGGCCACAAGGACTTCTGGGCCGTGCGCGACGTGAACCTCGACGTCCGACGCGGGGAGGTCGTCGGGCTCATCGGGCGCAACGGGGCCGGCAAGAGCACGATGCTCAAGCTGCTCAGCCGCATCACCGAGCCGACCACCGGCACCATCGACCTGTGGGGCCGAGTCGGCAGTCTGCTGGAGGTCGGTACCGGCTTCCATCCGGAGCTGACCGGCCGGGAGAACATCTTTCTCAACGGCTCAATCCTCGGCATGAGCCGGCAACGCATCCGGGACAAGTTCGACGAGATCGTCGACTTCAGCGGCGTGGAAAAGTTCCTCGACACGCCGGTGAAACGCTACTCCAGCGGCATGTTCGTCCGCCTCGCCTTCAGCGTCGCGGCGCACCTGGAGCCCGAGGTGCTGGTCGTCGACGAGGTGCTTGCGGTCGGCGACGTGCTGTTCCAGAAGAAGTGCCTCGGCAAGATGAAAGACGCGGCCGGCGGAGGGCGGACGGTGCTCTTCGTCAGCCACCAGATCGCGGCCGTCCGCTCGCTCTGTACGCGTGCGGTGCTGATGCAGCAGGGGCAGGTCGCGATGGATGGACCCGTCGACGAGGTAGCCCAGGCGTACGCGCGGGCGTTTCTGCCTGCCGAGTCGGAGGCGATCGTCCGGCCGACGGTGTCGCCTGGCGCGGACAGGCCGATTGCGACGGAAGTCCGACTCCTCGCCGACGGAAGACCCGCCGTGCAGATCGACGCCGGGACGCCAATGTCGATCGAAGTCGACTTCGAGGCAGATCGCGCGATCCGGCCGTCGCTGGGCGTCATCATCGCCAACGGTGACGGCGTCTCCGTGCTGCACACGTCCAGCCGCTACGCCCCGGCCGACTCACTGCAGACGCCGCGGCAGCGCGGCACGATCCGCTACGACTTTGGCCCCATTCCCCTGACCGGTGGCGACTACGCCGTCTCGATTTATCTCGGTGACGCCGATCGTGACACGCATCGGCTGCCCGAAGTCCTGCGATTCGAGCTGACGGAACGCGACCTCTTCGATGCCGGCAAGCCATACCCGCGCGACGGCTCGCTGCTGTGGTGGCCCGTCGAGACAAGCGTGCGTGAACCGTCGGCCTCACCCTCTGCCAACGCCGCATGA
- a CDS encoding glycosyltransferase yields the protein MTGSDPIVSVVIPAYGHAQFLPRTIQSVLDQTFDESTEIIVVDDGSPDDTAGAVEPFGDRVRLVRQKNGGQGSARNKGISLAQGEFVAMLDDDDLFTPDKLQWQVEAMRHDPGLVLVYGEDDRIDADDKPVSVAPRENYRRPTGDCHRDFLVGCWIATPGQTLIRRSALAAVGGYDETIWGSDDWELYIRLSEQGPFHYDPRVALHYRVHPGNHSGNILRHFVGHQQVIDKHPSDDPAVRTERRESGRAYFLHNLMQLSHAARLRGDLATSLEAQRYAAHLDTRVRWRQEWWKPHLLNRLGIRPKQKPTV from the coding sequence ATGACCGGCAGCGACCCGATCGTCAGCGTTGTCATCCCGGCGTACGGGCACGCGCAGTTCCTGCCGCGGACGATTCAGTCGGTGCTCGATCAGACATTCGACGAGTCGACCGAGATCATCGTCGTCGACGACGGCTCGCCCGATGACACGGCCGGTGCCGTCGAGCCGTTCGGAGACCGCGTCCGCCTCGTCCGCCAGAAGAACGGCGGTCAGGGCAGCGCACGAAACAAGGGCATCTCGCTCGCCCAAGGCGAGTTCGTCGCGATGCTCGACGACGACGATCTGTTCACACCTGACAAACTGCAATGGCAGGTCGAGGCGATGCGACACGATCCGGGCCTTGTCCTGGTCTACGGGGAGGACGATCGCATCGATGCAGACGACAAGCCGGTGTCTGTGGCTCCGCGTGAGAACTACCGCCGGCCGACGGGTGACTGCCATCGCGACTTCCTCGTCGGGTGCTGGATCGCCACGCCGGGCCAGACGCTCATCCGACGCTCAGCCCTTGCGGCGGTCGGCGGCTATGACGAGACGATCTGGGGCAGCGACGACTGGGAGCTCTACATCCGATTGAGCGAGCAGGGCCCGTTTCACTACGACCCGCGCGTCGCCCTGCACTACCGCGTTCACCCCGGCAATCACAGTGGCAACATCCTGCGTCACTTCGTCGGCCATCAGCAGGTGATCGACAAACACCCGAGCGACGACCCGGCAGTCCGCACGGAACGCCGCGAAAGCGGCAGGGCGTACTTCCTCCACAACCTGATGCAGCTCAGCCACGCCGCCCGGTTACGCGGTGACCTGGCGACGAGCCTCGAGGCCCAGCGCTACGCGGCGCATCTCGACACGCGCGTCCGCTGGCGACAGGAGTGGTGGAAGCCACATCTGCTCAATCGCCTGGGCATTCGACCAAAACAAAAGCCCACGGTGTAG